A genomic segment from Alistipes senegalensis JC50 encodes:
- a CDS encoding urease subunit gamma yields the protein MHLTPKEIDKLMLLSLGMIAERRMKKGLKLNYPEAVAYITSTALEGAREGKTVEEVMKGAASVLKKSDVMEGVADMIDLLQVEAVFTDGSRLVSIHHPIK from the coding sequence ATGCACTTGACACCGAAAGAGATTGACAAGTTGATGCTGCTTTCGCTCGGCATGATCGCCGAACGGCGGATGAAAAAAGGGCTGAAACTGAATTATCCGGAGGCCGTAGCCTATATCACGTCCACGGCATTGGAGGGCGCGCGTGAAGGCAAGACCGTGGAAGAGGTTATGAAAGGGGCGGCCAGCGTACTGAAAAAAAGCGATGTCATGGAGGGCGTCGCCGACATGATCGACCTGTTGCAGGTCGAAGCCGTATTTACGGACGGCTCCCGTTTGGTGAGCATCCACCATCCTATCAAGTAA